In a single window of the Streptomyces sp. NBC_00353 genome:
- a CDS encoding maleylpyruvate isomerase family mycothiol-dependent enzyme: MIDHARDLEAVREATDRLLSATGKLDNLTVAEPSRLPGWSRGHVLAHLSRNADALVNVLQSRPMYADSETRERDIERDAPRPLAEQLADVRESAARFLAVAAEPADWSRTITMRNGVTDSASRVPFRRWIEVELHHVDLGIGYELEDLPDEFVVREIDFLVERFGRHPEVVSTGVAADDGRFWTTGGGAEGSPVVVRGTAPELLGWLSGRRDGSALTVDGGHLPALPPL, from the coding sequence ATGATTGATCATGCGCGCGACCTGGAAGCCGTACGTGAAGCGACCGATCGGCTCCTCAGCGCAACAGGCAAATTGGACAACCTCACAGTCGCCGAGCCGTCGCGGCTGCCCGGCTGGAGCCGGGGCCATGTTCTTGCGCACCTCTCTCGTAACGCCGACGCGCTCGTAAATGTTCTCCAGAGCCGCCCGATGTACGCAGACAGCGAAACCCGCGAGCGTGACATCGAGCGCGACGCACCCCGGCCGCTCGCGGAACAGCTGGCCGATGTGCGCGAGAGCGCGGCCCGCTTCCTGGCCGTGGCCGCCGAACCGGCCGACTGGTCGCGCACGATCACGATGCGCAACGGCGTGACGGACTCGGCGTCCCGCGTCCCCTTCCGCCGCTGGATCGAGGTCGAGCTGCACCATGTCGACCTGGGCATCGGCTACGAGCTTGAGGACCTGCCGGACGAGTTCGTGGTCCGCGAGATCGACTTCCTCGTGGAGCGGTTCGGCCGGCACCCGGAGGTCGTGTCCACGGGTGTGGCCGCCGACGACGGCAGGTTCTGGACCACGGGCGGCGGCGCGGAAGGCAGCCCTGTCGTGGTCCGTGGCACCGCGCCGGAGCTGCTGGGCTGGCTCTCCGGGCGCCGCGACGGGTCCGCACTCACCGTGGACGGCGGCCACCTCCCCGCGCTGCCCCCGCTATAG
- a CDS encoding MBL fold metallo-hydrolase, producing MTYSGAVKVGGRADVHELTDLMISKVAVGPMNNNAYLLRCRATGEQLLIDAANEAATLLRLIGDDSIASVVTTHQHGDHWQALAEVVAATGARTYAGRYDAEGIPVPTDVLVDDNGTIRVGQVTLTARHLVGHTPGSIALVYDDPHGAPHLFTGDCLFPGGIGNTHKDPEAFASLLHDVETKLFDQLPDETWVYPGHGHDTTLGDERPQLPEWRARGW from the coding sequence ATGACGTACAGCGGAGCGGTCAAGGTCGGCGGACGTGCGGATGTACACGAGTTGACGGATCTGATGATCTCCAAGGTCGCCGTCGGCCCGATGAACAACAACGCCTATCTGCTGCGCTGCCGGGCCACCGGCGAGCAGCTCCTGATCGACGCGGCCAACGAGGCCGCAACCCTGCTGCGGCTGATCGGTGACGACTCCATCGCGTCCGTCGTCACCACCCATCAGCACGGCGACCACTGGCAGGCACTGGCCGAGGTGGTGGCGGCCACCGGTGCGCGTACCTACGCCGGGCGGTACGACGCCGAGGGCATCCCGGTCCCGACCGATGTCCTCGTCGACGACAACGGCACGATCCGGGTGGGGCAGGTCACGCTGACCGCCCGCCATCTGGTCGGCCACACCCCGGGCTCCATCGCGCTGGTCTACGACGATCCGCACGGTGCTCCGCACCTGTTCACCGGGGACTGCCTCTTCCCCGGCGGGATCGGCAACACACACAAGGACCCCGAGGCATTCGCGAGCCTGCTCCACGATGTGGAGACCAAGCTCTTCGACCAGCTGCCCGACGAGACCTGGGTCTATCCGGGCCACGGCCACGACACCACGCTCGGTGACGAGCGGCCGCAGTTGCCCGAGTGGCGCGCACGCGGCTGGTGA
- the uvrA gene encoding excinuclease ABC subunit UvrA produces MVDRLIVRGAREHNLKNVSLDLPRDSLIVFTGLSGSGKSSLAFDTIFAEGQRRYVESLSSYARQFLGQMDKPDVDFIEGLSPAVSIDQKSTSRNPRSTVGTITEVYDYLRLLFARIGKPHCPECGRPISRQSPQAIVDKVLALPEGSRFQVLSPLVRERKGEFVDLFSDLQTKGYSRARVDGETIHLAEPPKLKKQEKHTIEVVIDRLTVKDSAKRRLTDSVETALGLSGGMVVLDFVDLPEDDPERERMYSEHLYCPYDDLSFEELEPRSFSFNSPFGACPDCTGIGTRMEVDPELIVPDEEKSLDEGAIHPWSHGHTKEYFGRLIGALADALGFRTDIPWAGLPQRAKKALLHGHKIQTEVRYRNRYGRERAYTTPAFEGAVQFVKRRHSEAESDSSRERFEGYMREVPCPTCEGTRLKPIVLAVTVMEKSIAQVSAMSISECAEFLGRLKLNARDKKIAERVLKEVNERLRFLVDVGLDYLSLNRAAGTLSGGEAQRIRLATQIGSGLVGVLYVLDEPSIGLHQRDNHRLIETLVRLRDMGNTLIVVEHDEDTIKVADWVVDIGPGAGEHGGKVVHSGSLKDLLANDESITGHYLVGKKSIPMPDIRRPADPTRRLTVRGARENNLQDIDVSFPLGVLTAVTGVSGSGKSTLVNDILYTHLARELNGAKSVPGRHTRVDGDDLVDKVVHVDQSPIGRTPRSNPATYTGVFDHVRKLFAETMEAKVRGYLPGRFSFNVKGGRCENCSGDGTIKIEMNFLPDVYVPCEVCHGARYNRETLEVHYKGKSIAEVLDMPIEEGLEFFEAVPTIARHLRTLHEVGLGYVRLGQSAPTLSGGEAQRVKLASELQKRSTGRTVYVLDEPTTGLHFEDISKLIKVLSGLVDKGNSVIVIEHNLDVIKTADWVIDMGPEGGNGGGLVIAEGTPEQVAMVPASHTGKFLQGVLDPVRVSEAAVPAARKPVRRAAAKTVAAKSSPARKTATAKTASATAAAAKKPAAKKATRTRKA; encoded by the coding sequence GTGGTCGACCGTCTCATCGTCCGTGGCGCTCGCGAGCACAACCTCAAGAACGTCTCGCTCGACCTCCCCCGCGACTCCCTCATCGTCTTCACCGGGCTCTCCGGGTCGGGCAAGTCATCGCTGGCGTTCGACACGATCTTCGCCGAGGGTCAGCGGCGATACGTGGAGTCGCTCTCCTCGTACGCCAGGCAGTTCCTCGGCCAGATGGACAAGCCGGACGTCGATTTCATCGAGGGCCTGTCGCCCGCCGTCTCCATCGACCAGAAGTCGACCTCGCGCAACCCGCGCTCGACGGTCGGCACGATCACCGAGGTCTACGACTACCTCCGGCTGCTCTTCGCCCGGATCGGCAAGCCGCACTGTCCCGAGTGCGGCCGGCCGATCTCCCGCCAGTCGCCGCAGGCCATCGTCGACAAGGTGCTCGCCCTGCCCGAGGGCAGCCGCTTCCAGGTGCTGTCGCCGCTGGTGCGCGAGCGCAAGGGCGAGTTCGTCGACCTCTTCTCCGATCTGCAGACCAAGGGCTACAGCAGGGCCAGGGTCGACGGTGAGACCATCCACCTCGCCGAGCCGCCCAAGCTCAAGAAGCAGGAGAAGCACACCATCGAGGTGGTCATCGACCGCCTCACGGTGAAGGACAGCGCCAAGCGCCGGCTGACCGACTCGGTCGAGACCGCGCTCGGTCTCTCCGGCGGCATGGTCGTGCTCGACTTCGTCGACCTCCCCGAGGACGACCCCGAGCGTGAGCGGATGTACTCCGAGCACCTCTACTGCCCGTACGACGACCTCTCCTTCGAGGAGCTGGAGCCGCGCTCCTTCTCCTTCAACTCGCCCTTCGGTGCCTGCCCCGACTGCACGGGTATCGGTACGCGGATGGAGGTCGACCCGGAGCTGATCGTCCCCGACGAGGAGAAGTCCCTCGACGAGGGCGCGATCCACCCCTGGTCGCACGGCCACACCAAGGAGTACTTCGGGCGGCTGATCGGCGCCCTCGCCGACGCCCTCGGATTCCGTACGGACATCCCGTGGGCCGGACTGCCGCAGCGCGCGAAGAAGGCCCTGCTGCACGGCCACAAGATCCAGACCGAGGTCCGCTACCGCAACCGCTACGGGCGCGAGCGTGCGTACACCACCCCGGCCTTCGAGGGTGCGGTGCAGTTCGTCAAGCGGCGGCACTCCGAGGCCGAGAGCGACTCCAGCCGGGAGCGCTTCGAGGGCTACATGCGCGAGGTGCCCTGCCCGACCTGTGAGGGCACGAGGCTGAAGCCGATCGTCCTCGCGGTGACGGTGATGGAGAAGTCCATTGCCCAGGTCTCCGCGATGTCGATCAGCGAGTGCGCCGAATTCCTCGGCCGGTTGAAGCTGAACGCCCGCGACAAGAAGATCGCCGAGCGAGTGCTGAAGGAGGTCAACGAGCGGCTGAGGTTCCTGGTCGACGTCGGCCTCGACTACCTCTCGCTCAACCGCGCGGCAGGCACCCTGTCCGGCGGCGAGGCGCAGCGCATCCGGCTCGCCACCCAGATCGGCTCCGGCCTGGTCGGCGTGCTGTACGTGCTGGACGAGCCGTCCATCGGACTGCACCAGCGCGACAACCACCGGCTGATCGAGACCCTGGTCCGCCTCCGCGACATGGGCAACACGCTCATCGTCGTCGAGCACGACGAGGACACCATCAAGGTCGCCGACTGGGTCGTCGACATCGGCCCCGGTGCCGGTGAGCACGGCGGCAAGGTGGTCCACTCCGGATCGCTCAAGGACCTGCTGGCCAACGACGAGTCGATCACCGGTCACTATCTGGTCGGCAAGAAGTCCATCCCGATGCCCGACATCCGGCGCCCGGCCGACCCGACGCGCCGGCTCACGGTGCGCGGAGCCCGGGAGAACAACCTCCAGGACATCGACGTCTCGTTCCCGCTCGGCGTACTCACCGCGGTCACCGGTGTCTCGGGCTCGGGTAAGTCGACGCTGGTCAACGACATCCTCTACACCCACCTGGCGCGCGAGCTGAACGGCGCCAAGTCGGTCCCAGGCCGGCACACCCGGGTCGACGGTGACGACCTGGTCGACAAGGTGGTGCACGTCGACCAGTCACCGATCGGCCGGACGCCGCGGTCCAACCCGGCGACGTACACCGGCGTCTTCGACCACGTCCGCAAGCTGTTCGCCGAGACGATGGAGGCGAAGGTGCGCGGTTATCTGCCGGGCCGCTTCTCCTTCAACGTCAAGGGCGGCCGCTGCGAGAACTGCTCCGGCGACGGCACGATCAAGATCGAGATGAACTTCCTGCCGGACGTGTACGTCCCGTGCGAGGTCTGCCACGGGGCGCGGTACAACCGGGAGACCCTGGAGGTCCACTACAAGGGCAAGTCCATCGCCGAGGTGCTGGACATGCCGATCGAGGAGGGCCTGGAGTTCTTCGAGGCCGTCCCGACGATCGCCCGCCACCTCCGTACGCTCCACGAGGTGGGCCTCGGATACGTCAGGCTCGGCCAGTCCGCGCCGACGCTCTCCGGCGGTGAGGCACAGCGCGTGAAGCTTGCGAGCGAGCTGCAGAAGCGCTCCACCGGCCGCACGGTCTATGTCCTGGACGAGCCGACCACCGGACTGCACTTCGAGGACATCAGCAAGCTCATCAAGGTGCTGTCCGGGCTGGTCGACAAGGGCAACTCGGTGATCGTCATCGAGCACAACCTCGATGTCATCAAGACCGCGGACTGGGTCATCGACATGGGCCCCGAAGGTGGCAACGGCGGTGGCCTGGTCATCGCCGAAGGCACGCCGGAGCAGGTCGCCATGGTCCCGGCGAGCCACACCGGCAAGTTCCTGCAGGGCGTCCTGGACCCGGTCCGGGTGAGCGAGGCGGCAGTGCCGGCGGCGCGCAAGCCGGTACGGAGGGCGGCGGCGAA